The Maridesulfovibrio sp. genomic sequence CCCCGGCTGGGTGGAACCCTGCGACATGGAAGAGATCAAGCGTATCTGCTCCATGATCGGCGTGAATATCACCATGTTCCCGGATACCTCCGGCGTTCTAAACGGTCCCCTGAACGGTGAATATAAAATGTTCCCCGACGGCGGCGTAACAATCAAAGAACTCAAGGAAGCCGGACAGGCTACCGGGACCATCGCTCTTGGTGAATGGTGTTCCGCAGACGGAGCCCGCTGGCTTGATTCCAAGCACAAAGTGCCCTGCACAGTACTGGACATGCCCTTCGGCCTGAAAGCAACTGACCGCTTCATTGACGTACTGCGCACCGTAGCCGGAGCTTCCATCCCCGAATCCGTTTCCTACGAACGCGGACAGCTGGTGGATATGATCTCCGACATGCATCAGTACTTTTACGGCAAAAAGGTCGCCATCTTCGGTGATCCTGACCAGCTCATCTCCATGGTGGAATTCCTCCGTTCCATCGATATGTGCCCGGTCTACGTAGTCACCGGTACTCCCGGCAAGAAGTTCGAAAAACGGATCAAGGAACTTACCGCAGACATGCCTTACGAAGTCAAGGTCAAAGCCAAAGGCGATATGTTCCTCATGCATCAGTGGATCAAGAACGAGCCTGTGGACCTGCTCATGGGTAACTCCTACGGTAAGTACATTGCCCGCGATGAAGACATCCCGTTCCTGCGCTGGGGCTTCCCCATCACAGACCGTCAGGGACACCAGTACTTCCCCACCGTGGGTTACAAGGGCGGCCTGAGGTTGCTCGAAAAGATTCTCGGTCTGCTGCTTGACCGCAAAGACCGCGATGCCCCCGAAGAAAAATTTGAACTTGTCCTTTAATACAGACCTTACCCCCTGCGGCAGATCATCTGCCGCAGGGGAGATACGGAGCAAACAATGACCACTTCCATCTCACATCCCTGTTTCGGCCCCACCGCCCGTGCGTCTGTCGGTAGAGTCCATTTACCGGTTGCTCCGAAAACTTATGCCCGCACCCGTTTCGCACCTGCAACCAAACTCCCTGCAGCCATGATGCCCGAAGACGCTGTTGCCTTGCTTGATGAACTGATAGCTTCAGGAAAAAAGATCAAGGTGGTCGGCATTACCGGTCCCGGTGACCCTCTGGCTGACTTTGATGCCACTTACCGGACTCTGAAAATGGTCAGGGAGAAATATCCGCGCATGACCCTCTGTCTGACTACGCTGGGTTTAGGCGGAGAAAAATACGCAGCAAAGCTCGCTGAGCTCAAAATTTCCCACATCACAGTACTGGTGGATGCGGTTGATTCAGCTACCGCCGAAAACATATATGCCTGGATTCGCCCGTCCACCAAGAACATCCCCCTGCCCGAGGCCAGCAAACTGCTCATTGAAGAACAGTCCGCATCAATTAAAGCCTTCAAGGAAGCAGGGCTGACCGTCAAGGTCAACACTACCATTTATCATGAAAACGTAGCCCAGATAGAAAACATAGCCCTGACAATGAAAGAACTCGGAGCCGACATATTGGGGTTGCCTTTTTTCATACCTGAAAAAGACAGCGAATTTTCAACCGTAGAAAACGAGGCTGTGGCGACAGCCCGTGAACTTGCGGCAAAACATATTGAACTCATGGATCCGTGGCCCAGATGCGGGGCGTCCACCGAGCTGAAAGCACCCACATCAAATTCCCTGCCTAAACCGAGTAACCGTCGCCCCAATGTGGCGGTAGCCAGTTCCAGCGGGATGGATATTGACCTGCATCTGGGCCACGCCCGCAGAATACTTATTTACGGTCCGCGCGAAGACGGCCTGGCCTGCCTGCTGGAAGCAAGACAGGCACCGGAACCGGGCGGCGGAGGATCACGCTGGGAAAAACTGGCTGAGATCCTGGATGACTGTTTCGTGCTGCTCTGCGCCGCAGCCGGGGATAATCCCCAAAAAATTCTGGCCGCCAACGGGATCAGAACCGTGATCTCCGAAGAAAACGTTGAAGGCACAGTGGATGTGCTCTACGGCGGCGGTAAAAAAGGCAAATGCAAAAAATAAACACGAGGAGAAGAATATGGCTACCCCTGAAAGAATGATCATCTGTTGTCAGAGTTTCCGCGCTGCCGGCGCACCGAAAGGCATCTGTCACAAGCAGACCGACGGTTTCCTGCAATACATCGAGGAAGAAATTATCGACCGAGGCATTGACGCTCTGGTCGTGGCTACCAGTTGCCTGAAGCAGTGTGATAACGGACCCATCCTCGTGGTTCAGCCTGAAAACTGGTGGTTTAAGGGTGTAGATTCCGAGGAAGCCATTGATGAAATCCTCGACGGCCTGGAAGACGGCGAGCCCTGTGCAGATTATCTGCTGGACTAATTAACTCATACATCAACATTTCAAGATTCACGCTTCTGGATTTTGAGAACCACATAGAGGGAGCACATGTCGACTACAGTTCATATCCGTAACGCCAACTCCGCTGATCTGATCCCGATGACCGATCTGCTGAAATCACTCTTCTCCATAGAGAAAGACTTTACAGCGGATGGGAGCAGACAGATGCAGGGTTTGAGGATGCTGCTTGGCAACCCCCGTGCTCGCATCCTTGTTGCGGAAGAACAGGGTGAAGTGGTCGGCATGTGCACCGGTCAAATAGTAATCTCAACCGCGGAAGGCGGCCCGTCAATTCTGGTGGAAGACGTCGTTGTCCGCACAGACAGGCAGGGGAAGGGAATCGGATCCATGCTCATGGAAGCTATTCTCGGATTCGCAGAAGAAAACAGAGCAACAAGGCTGCAATTACTTGCAGACTGCGATAACACCCCGGCTCTGAAATTTTACGACAAGATAGGCTGGGATAAAACCAGCATGATCTGCCTTCGTAAGGCAAACGCATAGGAACGGAGCAAAACAATGAATGAATACACTATACTAGACGAACGTAAGGACCAGATTCACCGCACGGGCGAGGGAGCACTGGAAATGGCCTGCAACCGGGAATCCCTTGCCGGTGCAGTCAGCCAGAGAGCCTGTGTTTTCTGCGGTTCAAGGGTTGTCCTCTACCCCATAGCCGATGCCCTGCATCTTGTACACGGACCTATCGGCTGTGCTGTTTACACCTGGGACATACGCGGTGCGCTTTCCAGCGGACCGGAACTGCACCGCCTATCCTTTTCCACCGACCTGCAGGAAACCGACGTTATCTTCGGCGGTGAAAAAAAGCTTGAAGCGGCTCTTGATGAACTCATTGACCGCCACAGCCCCAAAGCAGCCTTTGTCTACTCCACCTGCATTGTCGGTATCATCGGTGATGACCTTGAAGCGGTCTGTAAAAAGATGAGCGAGAAAAAAGGTATCCCAGTGCTTCCGGTTCAGTCCGAAGGTTTCAAGGGCAGCAAGCGCGAAGGTTACCTCGCGGCCTGCAAGGCCATGTTTAAGCTGGTAGGTAAAGAAGATGTCTCCGACGTCTCGCCGATTTCAGTAAACATTCTCGGCGACTTCAACCTTGCAGGTGAAATCTGGATTATCCGTGAATATTTCAAAAAGATGGGGGTGGAAGTCGTCGCCAACATCACCGGCGACGGACGTGTGAAGGATATCGGGCGCAGCCACGGCGCGGCCCTTAACCTTGTACAGTGTTCGGGTGCGACATTGGATCTGGCAAAAATGATGAAGGAAGAATACGGCAAGCCCTATATGCGCGTCTCCTACCTCGGCATCGAAGACATGGCCGATTCCCTCTATCAGGTTGCTGATTTCTTCAAGGATGTCGACCCGAACATTGTCAAGCGCACCGAAGCCCTCGTCCGCGACGAACTCTCAAAACTCATGCCCGAACTGGCCCGCATGCGTAAAGATCTCGAAGGCAAGAAAGTCGCCATGTACGTGGGTGGCTCCTTCAAGGCCTTTTCCCTGCTCAAGGCATTCCGCCATCTGGGTATGAAAGTGGTCATGGTAGGTTCCCAGACAGGAACCGAGGAAGATTACGCTGAACTGGAACGCATTTCCGATCCCGGCACCATTCTTGTGGACGATGCCAACCCGCTGGAGCTCTCCGCATTCATCAAGGAAAAGGATGTGGACATCTTCGTTGGAGGGGTCAAGGAACGCCCCATCGCCTTCAAGATGGGAGTGGGATTCTGCGATCACAACCACGAACGCAAGGAAGCACTGGAAGGTTTCGAAGGCATGCTCAACTTTGCCCGCGAAATCCATTCATCAGCCATGAGTCCGGTCTGGAACTTTGTACCGCGCAGAGCGAAGAAAGCAGGAGAATAACCATGACTACCAAGAGTAAAAACTACACATCAACAACTAACGCCTGCAAACTTTGCACTCCCCTCGGCGCATCACTGGCCTTTCGCGGTGTGGAAGGATCAATCCCATTCCTGCACGGCTCACAGGGCTGCGCAACTTACATGCGCCGCTACATTATCAGCCATTTCAGGGAGCCTGTGGATATAGCTTCTTCAGCTCTGGGCGAAAAGCACGCAATTTACGGCGGCGGACCGAACCTGAAGAAAGGCATCCTCAACGTAATGAAAAAATACGAGCCGAAAGTCGTCGGAGTGGCAACAACTTGTCTGACAGAAACCATCGGCGATGACGTGCCTATGTACCTGAAAGAATTCTTTGATGAATTCGGCGACCTCGACCTGCCCGAAATAGTTCAGGTTTCCACCCCCAGTTACAACGGAACCCATATGGATGGCTGGCATGGCGCAGTGCGTTCCATGGTTGAGCAGCTCTGTACTGAAAAGGCTGAAAATGACGGACACGTAAACATCCTGCCGAACATGGTTTCCTGCGAAGATGTTCGCCACCTCTTTGATATTTGTGAAGATTTCGGTCTTAAGGCGACCATCCTGCCTGACATTTCGGAAACACTTGATGGCCCGGCATTGGAAGATTATATGAAAATTCCCGTTGGCGGGACTCCGGTTGAAGACATTAAAAAAATGTCCGGTGCATCGGCAACCATCGAACTGGGACGCTGTGTACCCGCAAAAAGCGGCGGAGCCAGCCTTGAAGAAAGGTTCGGAGTAACCAATCACCGCATCGGCCTGCCCATGGGTTTGCGCGAATCGGATAAATTTTTTGAAACCCTTGAATCTATTTCAGGCACAGACATGCCCGCCCGCTATGAACGCGAAAGAGGCAGGCTGATTGATGCCTACGTGGACGGACACAAGTACGTGTTCGGTAAACGGGCTGTCGTTTACGGCGAAGAAGACCTTGTTACCGGACTTTGCGCTTTTCTGGCTGAAATCGGCGTTGATGTCATCCTTGCCGGAAGCGGTGCAAAGAAAAAAGGCATGGCTGAAGCCGTGACCGCCGTAACAGAAGGTGTAGGCCGAACCATCCCCGAAATACATGAAGGTGTGGACTTTCATGACATTGCCGAAAGGGCTGAAGACCTGAAACCGGATATGCTCATCGGTCATTCCAAAGGATACCGCTATGCCAAAGCATGGAACGTCCCGTTGATACGTGTCGGTTTCCCGGTCCATGACCGCTTCGGCGGACAGCGAATCCCCACCCTCGGCTACAGGGGAACGCAGCATCTTTTCGACCGAGTAGTCAATGCCATGCTTCAGAAAAAGCAGGCAGATAACCCGGTCGGCTACGGCTACATGTAAATAATTATCTTAAAATATATATACTCTATTGGGAGAATTACCATGCAGAAGGATACAACCAAACACCCGTGTTTTAACAAAGAAACCGCAGGCTCCTGTGGACGTGTACATCTCCCGGTAGCCCCCAAGTGCAACATTCAGTGCAACTACTGCAACCGCAAATATGACTGTGTAAATGAATCCCGTCCCGGCGTGACCAGCTCAGTGCTCAAACCTTTTCAGGCTGCAGAATACATGGACGCTGTGCTTGAAAAAGAACCGCGCATCACTGTTGCCGGTATTGCCGGACCCGGCGATCCTTTCGCCAACCCGGAAGAAACCCTGGAAACCATGCGGATGCTCAATAAAAAACACCCGCATTTGATTTTTTGCCTGTCCTCAAACGGCATGGGCATATTGCCTTATCTGGACGAGCTGAAAGAAATCGGTGTTTCGCATGTGACTATTACCATCAGCGCAGTTGACCCGGCTATCGGAGCCAAGATTTATTCATGGGTCAAGGACGGCAAAGTAGTCTATCGCGGAGAAAAGGGCGCAAAGGTTCTTCTTGAGCGCCAGCTCGCAGCAATCAAAGGCCTGAAAGAACGCGGCATCACCGTGAAGGTCAATTCCATTGTCATTCCCGGAATTAATGACCATCACATCCCCGAAGTTTCAAAGGTCTGTGCGAAACTTGGCGCTGACATCCAGAATATGATCCCGCTGAAGCCCACTGAAAATACTAAATTCGCTGAACTGCCCGAACCGGGCCATGACATCATCGGTCCCCTGCGCAAAGAAGCGGGCAAAGTCATTGAACAGATGACCCATTGCCGCCGCTGTCGCGCCGATGCTGTCGGTCTGCTGGGTGATGACAAATCCATAGCTCTGTGCGGAACCCTGAAATCATGCTCTGAATTGAAACCCATTGATGTAAAAGGTCCGCGCCCGTACGTGGCCGTTGCATCTCGCGAAGGGATGCTGATTAATCAGCATCTCGGCGAAGCTCAGGAATTTCATATCTGGGCTGAAGACGGAAAAGACGGTTTTAAACTGGTAGAAAAACGCCCCGCACCCAAAGCAGGATGCGGCCCGCAGCGCTGGGCCGACCTTGCGGCAACACTCTGCGACTGCCGCGCAGTGCTTGCGGCGGCAATGGGTGAAACACCGCAGGAAAAACTGGCTGAAAACGGCATCGAACCACATGTTGTAGGTGGATTTATAGAAGACGCCCTGCAGACGGTTTATAGTGGTGGGAATATGAATATTCATAAAGGACGACGCGGTTCAATCGCTGATGCATGCTGCACCGGAACAGGAACAAAGTGTGGCTAAAATCTAATTATAATAATAATTTATAGAAATGCTCCGTTTCTATAAATTATGCTGCGAAGCCCCCGGCAAAGTTGCTCTTGCCGGGGGCTTCACCTTTGGTGAACCGGCAAAGATGAATTATCATCCCTGCTGCCCTGTCTAGCATTCTTTTGCAAAAACGATTACATTTACATAAACATTGATCGGAGCACAAAATGAGAACATTGACCCAAAACATACTGTCGGCCTTATTTATCACACTTATCATCATATCATCCGCTAATGCCGATGACGTTGCCAAGGGAATTAACTGTCCCCCCGGCT encodes the following:
- the nifN gene encoding nitrogenase iron-molybdenum cofactor biosynthesis protein NifN, with the protein product MTTKSKNYTSTTNACKLCTPLGASLAFRGVEGSIPFLHGSQGCATYMRRYIISHFREPVDIASSALGEKHAIYGGGPNLKKGILNVMKKYEPKVVGVATTCLTETIGDDVPMYLKEFFDEFGDLDLPEIVQVSTPSYNGTHMDGWHGAVRSMVEQLCTEKAENDGHVNILPNMVSCEDVRHLFDICEDFGLKATILPDISETLDGPALEDYMKIPVGGTPVEDIKKMSGASATIELGRCVPAKSGGASLEERFGVTNHRIGLPMGLRESDKFFETLESISGTDMPARYERERGRLIDAYVDGHKYVFGKRAVVYGEEDLVTGLCAFLAEIGVDVILAGSGAKKKGMAEAVTAVTEGVGRTIPEIHEGVDFHDIAERAEDLKPDMLIGHSKGYRYAKAWNVPLIRVGFPVHDRFGGQRIPTLGYRGTQHLFDRVVNAMLQKKQADNPVGYGYM
- a CDS encoding GNAT family N-acetyltransferase, whose protein sequence is MSTTVHIRNANSADLIPMTDLLKSLFSIEKDFTADGSRQMQGLRMLLGNPRARILVAEEQGEVVGMCTGQIVISTAEGGPSILVEDVVVRTDRQGKGIGSMLMEAILGFAEENRATRLQLLADCDNTPALKFYDKIGWDKTSMICLRKANA
- a CDS encoding NifB/NifX family molybdenum-iron cluster-binding protein, which produces MTTSISHPCFGPTARASVGRVHLPVAPKTYARTRFAPATKLPAAMMPEDAVALLDELIASGKKIKVVGITGPGDPLADFDATYRTLKMVREKYPRMTLCLTTLGLGGEKYAAKLAELKISHITVLVDAVDSATAENIYAWIRPSTKNIPLPEASKLLIEEQSASIKAFKEAGLTVKVNTTIYHENVAQIENIALTMKELGADILGLPFFIPEKDSEFSTVENEAVATARELAAKHIELMDPWPRCGASTELKAPTSNSLPKPSNRRPNVAVASSSGMDIDLHLGHARRILIYGPREDGLACLLEARQAPEPGGGGSRWEKLAEILDDCFVLLCAAAGDNPQKILAANGIRTVISEENVEGTVDVLYGGGKKGKCKK
- the nifK gene encoding nitrogenase molybdenum-iron protein subunit beta — protein: MLLRHTPTEISDRKTLVINPAKTCQPIGAMYAALGIKGCLPHSHGSQGCCAYHRSMLTRHYKEPISAATSSFTEGASVFGGQANMLQAINNIFTVYEPEVIAIHTTCLSETIGDDLNQIITKATKDGKIPEGKTVFGAPTPSYVGSHVTGFSNMVKAMAQLAEPTTEKNGKVNIIPGWVEPCDMEEIKRICSMIGVNITMFPDTSGVLNGPLNGEYKMFPDGGVTIKELKEAGQATGTIALGEWCSADGARWLDSKHKVPCTVLDMPFGLKATDRFIDVLRTVAGASIPESVSYERGQLVDMISDMHQYFYGKKVAIFGDPDQLISMVEFLRSIDMCPVYVVTGTPGKKFEKRIKELTADMPYEVKVKAKGDMFLMHQWIKNEPVDLLMGNSYGKYIARDEDIPFLRWGFPITDRQGHQYFPTVGYKGGLRLLEKILGLLLDRKDRDAPEEKFELVL
- the nifE gene encoding nitrogenase iron-molybdenum cofactor biosynthesis protein NifE, with amino-acid sequence MNEYTILDERKDQIHRTGEGALEMACNRESLAGAVSQRACVFCGSRVVLYPIADALHLVHGPIGCAVYTWDIRGALSSGPELHRLSFSTDLQETDVIFGGEKKLEAALDELIDRHSPKAAFVYSTCIVGIIGDDLEAVCKKMSEKKGIPVLPVQSEGFKGSKREGYLAACKAMFKLVGKEDVSDVSPISVNILGDFNLAGEIWIIREYFKKMGVEVVANITGDGRVKDIGRSHGAALNLVQCSGATLDLAKMMKEEYGKPYMRVSYLGIEDMADSLYQVADFFKDVDPNIVKRTEALVRDELSKLMPELARMRKDLEGKKVAMYVGGSFKAFSLLKAFRHLGMKVVMVGSQTGTEEDYAELERISDPGTILVDDANPLELSAFIKEKDVDIFVGGVKERPIAFKMGVGFCDHNHERKEALEGFEGMLNFAREIHSSAMSPVWNFVPRRAKKAGE
- a CDS encoding radical SAM protein, whose product is MQKDTTKHPCFNKETAGSCGRVHLPVAPKCNIQCNYCNRKYDCVNESRPGVTSSVLKPFQAAEYMDAVLEKEPRITVAGIAGPGDPFANPEETLETMRMLNKKHPHLIFCLSSNGMGILPYLDELKEIGVSHVTITISAVDPAIGAKIYSWVKDGKVVYRGEKGAKVLLERQLAAIKGLKERGITVKVNSIVIPGINDHHIPEVSKVCAKLGADIQNMIPLKPTENTKFAELPEPGHDIIGPLRKEAGKVIEQMTHCRRCRADAVGLLGDDKSIALCGTLKSCSELKPIDVKGPRPYVAVASREGMLINQHLGEAQEFHIWAEDGKDGFKLVEKRPAPKAGCGPQRWADLAATLCDCRAVLAAAMGETPQEKLAENGIEPHVVGGFIEDALQTVYSGGNMNIHKGRRGSIADACCTGTGTKCG
- a CDS encoding ferredoxin, translated to MATPERMIICCQSFRAAGAPKGICHKQTDGFLQYIEEEIIDRGIDALVVATSCLKQCDNGPILVVQPENWWFKGVDSEEAIDEILDGLEDGEPCADYLLD